In Halodesulfovibrio aestuarii DSM 17919 = ATCC 29578, the genomic stretch CCCATGGACTGAAAAAGCCTATGGTATCCCACCTGAGCAGGTTGTTGGATCAAGTGTTGTCACCGAATTCAGGATAGTTGATAACAAACCGGTTATCATCAGACTTCCCAAGAACAATTTCACCGACAATAGAGCCGGCAAACCTATTGGCATATATCAGCATATTGGAAGGCGCCCTATCTTTGCCTTTGGCAACGCAGACGCAGATATGCAGATGATCCAATACACTAAGGCCGGTAAAGGCAAGCGCTTAGGGTTGTTTATCCATCATACCGATGCCAAACGCGAGTATGCCTATGACCGCAAAAGCAACATAGGCAGATTGGACAAGGTGCTCGATATGGCATCCAGCAATGATTGGATCATTGTCGATATGAAAAAAGATTGGGGACAAATATTCCCCACCCCGAAATAAAACACGCCTAACCAACAGCACCTTTGAACAAGAGGCGTTGATGGCAACACACCATGCTCGGCTACTGAATAAAGAAACAAAAAAGCTCTTACACTTTCGTGTAAGAGCTTTTATTGCATAGTATTCTCAAAGGAATTGCCTGCAAGATCAGATACGCACTCCTCACAGAAAAGGAAGTACATAAACTAATATTAGTATTTCTCAAGCATTCAATTTCTTTTCACTTATGTTACTCAGCCGCTTTGCGTGCTTCGTTAAGCCAGCCTTCCCACGTCTCTTTGTGATTCGCTATCCATTCGTCTGCATGGCGCTGGATATCTTTAGCAGATTTCTCGCCACTGTTTAACAAGTTGTTTTGTTTGTTAATATCTTCAAGTGGAATAGTGAATACTTCGAAGAAACGTCTTGCTGCCGGATTTGCATCGGCAAACTTTTTATTTGCAATGACACGAATATCGGTAGCAGCAAAGCCCATTTTTAATGGATTAGTTACCGCACCACACAGATTTTCAACAGTCATGCTATCAACAAAAGCTTTCTCGTCGTCTGACGGTATGTTTTCTGGAACATTAATCCAAACAACATCTTTGCCCGGCTGTAACTTAAAGACCGTCCAGTTTGGTGTCCAAGTATAGAAAAAGATTGGTTCACCAGCCTGATAGGCTCCAAGATTCGCAGCCATACTTGCTTCGTAAGCTGCTTTAATAGGCTTAATATACTTTTTAAGACCATAAATTTTCAGATGGCGGTCAATATCACGTTCACATCGCCAGCCCGGAGGGCATGCGGTCAAGTCAGCTTTGCCGTCGCCGTCCTTATCAAAGGCAGCAATAACTTCGGGGCGTTTAAAATCATCAAGGCTAGTAATATGAAGCTCATCTGCAGCTTTTTTACTTACAAGGTACCCCTGCAAAGCGCCTGCTTTAACTACATAACCATATGCAGCTGCGTGTTCGAAGAAATCTCCTCCCATGTAGCTGTTATGGTTAGGAAGCCATGCACTTGGCCAGTAATCAACATCACCCATTGCCACAGATTTATAAAATAAAGCGTTAGGCAGATCCTTCGCTTTTTTTACTGTATAACCGAGCTCTTTAAGTCCTTTCTCTATTAATGCTGCATGAAAAAAGCTGGTATTCCAAGTAGCACGGGCAGGTTTAACCACAACCCCTTTTCCGGGCAGCATCGGATCAGCTAAAGCCTGACCTGAACATAAACAAAAAACTATTGTTAACAGCAATAAACGCTTAAACACTACTATCCTCCTTTTAATAAGTTGCTGGCTCTATTTGTTCGCAATGGCTTGAGTTAATCTATCTAAGATCACCGCAAGCAAAACAATTGCAATACCACCGACTGCGGCTTGTCCTGTATCCAGTGTATTCAAACCAAGAACAACAGGAGAACCAAGCCCGCCTGCTCCAATCAATGCTGCAATTACAACCATCGAAAGAGCCATCATTATGGTTTGGTTTAATCCGGCAAGAATAGTAG encodes the following:
- the proX gene encoding glycine betaine/L-proline ABC transporter substrate-binding protein ProX, coding for MFKRLLLLTIVFCLCSGQALADPMLPGKGVVVKPARATWNTSFFHAALIEKGLKELGYTVKKAKDLPNALFYKSVAMGDVDYWPSAWLPNHNSYMGGDFFEHAAAYGYVVKAGALQGYLVSKKAADELHITSLDDFKRPEVIAAFDKDGDGKADLTACPPGWRCERDIDRHLKIYGLKKYIKPIKAAYEASMAANLGAYQAGEPIFFYTWTPNWTVFKLQPGKDVVWINVPENIPSDDEKAFVDSMTVENLCGAVTNPLKMGFAATDIRVIANKKFADANPAARRFFEVFTIPLEDINKQNNLLNSGEKSAKDIQRHADEWIANHKETWEGWLNEARKAAE